The segment CGGATCTGTCCTGAGCCTGGGTTCTTTGTGAATATTGTTAATAgaatattttgtaatatttggCCATCGTATGGCAGAACCAGTGAAGCTgtcctctcgttctctctctctctctctctctctcttctctttctcttcttgtctttttctctctgactcactctcttctctctgcctttttctctctcgttGTTGTCCTGTTGTATCCCTACCTCCTGTGTGAACAACAATATGCTTTCAGTAGTCATTATAGTTGTCAACGTTTTTCTCCCCAAAACTCAGCGGGCATTTTTCAAAGTTGTTGAGTATGTGTACTCTATGTGGTTAGGAAATTTGGTGTTTGTACTTTTTGTCCTCCTTGGTGTTTTTAAGGATGTTCtcatttattgttgttgtttttttttttcttttttttcttttttttttttttggtttttgtttttctttattttctggagAACTTGAAGTGGGGACGTCTGTTGTAATGGTGACCGCAGAGACATGGAAGGCACTGGATGAGCTGTCCATAGATCTCTGCCACCATACATGCTGTTCTGACTGTACTTTCAACTCACAGCCCCACCATGTAACCCTAGTATTACCTCTCATCTAAGCCCACCACCAACCTGTGGAACTACGGACCTTGACCTTTAAGCTCTCATCTTGGTCTGTTTCATCTTGAAAACCAGTCTAGCAGCTCCACAGACAGGACTTAGACCTGTCTTGAGACCACCACCAGGGTTTCACCAAACCAGGGAAAACCAACTTCAGTCCTAGCACACAAATCACCCACCTCTACCCCACATAGAGAAAACAAAGTGTTAATATAGAGCACACAGATAGGACACAGGACATCCAGGTCCATCCCACTCTGCTGTTGTGCAATAGTTATCTCTCATTCTGAGATTGTaccaacccaaaaaaaaaaaaaaaaagccaaaagtaTCCTACATCAAGTTGGAACAGGAGATATTTTACCTCTGGTATTACTATTAGTGACCTAGTACTATATTGCTGGTAATTTAGTACTGTACACAGTGACAAGAGCTGCCTAGACCCAGTATTAGCATTTAGTACAACTGTTTGCAAATGTACCTtgagtaaaaagaaaacaagcacagacaggcagagcttTCTCAGTGTCAACCTTAAACAAAGTTTTATCCATATTGATTTTATATCCACAGCATCAAGTCTGAAACAGAACCTGTTGAACACAGTAACAAAGGTATGACATAGGTAATGGCAGATGTGAGGTTCCCTTTTATAcctatttatttaactttttttcacatttagctGAAAGGGCCGGcacaaaaatgatttgttttatgcTTCCCTTTTTCAACATCGAGGTTGCTTTGTCTCAGCCACGGTTCAAATGATTATGTCAACATCTCTCCACTCAAAGTGTCAAatgattgcatttttatttacaaactacaaaaacaggtctgtgattgtgtttgtctctctctctctccctctctcttccccccctccctctctctctctttctcactctctttgttGCGTACTCtccttttattgtctttttttcttggctcagtcagtttccCTTTCACTCTTTGCTTTGCCTTCCTCTGCCACCTGTCGTTGTTGCGACTACTGCTGTGCGTATCTTGTCAGGTGTTGGATATTATTTATGACCTTGTCTTGTGTCCCGACTGTGAAACGCCTGATAAAACATCTATATCTGCCACAAATACAAAACCTGTGGGCTCTattcttcacacacacctctcactcttgtctgtgtatgtgtgccacTTTGGataaggaggtgtgtgtgtgtgtgtgtgtgtgttccgcAAACGCATGTGCACAGCATGCAAATATGTATTTCAAGAGGAGTCTTAATGGTTCCCAAAATTacagtcacactgcaaaaaaaaaaaaaaaaaaaaaatctctaacaagtcatttaggctCATATTTaggcagtgggatgagataatcctagtTGTTTCCAATGCACTCTCACTgattttgggaattttttttctggaaatgcCCTGAAACGAGGCAGAAGGATGCAGGTCAGTCCACTAGTATCAGAAAATCCCACTTGAATCCAgaggaaacaagctgatttgcactggaaagaagtgggattatctaatttTACTGGCAAGTGTTTTGCTTGGTTTAAGAAAATCTAGATTTTTAGCACTAAATAAGACACTAGATAACTTGTTGaagtggagtttttggttgttATCTTTTTATCAGTGCATGCAGTCAGTCCAATCAAGTGTGTGTTAAAGGCCGAATGCTCAGGCCTTTAGCTTCAGTGGACACCCAGGGATGAAGGAGAGGATCTTGCTGAACTCTGAGCGGAACTGTCGAGTGACCATAGTGTAGATGAGGGGGTCCACTGCTGCTGGCACACAAGTCAGCACCATGGCTGACGTCTGCAGCTTCATCAgaaactggaaaacagaaagTGTGGTGGCTTGGTGCGCGGGATATTACTAAGTATGATTTGAATTCATTATTGCACttcataaaacataataatgtgCAACCGCATGCATTTGACCTTTTAACACTCACTCTGTCAGTCGCATGCCTCGACACGATGTTCATCAGCAAAGTCACCACCATGGGCAACCAGAAAAGCGTGAAGGCAATAATGATGTACCCGAAACGCTGGGCCAGTTTCCCCTCCAGACGCTTCTTCCCCCGCTCCCTGGCGCAGGGGGTCAGGAGACACACTGCCCCCACGATCTCTGGCGGTCTCCCTGGGGTGCTTGTCGGGGAGCTGGTCACATAGGACGGACTGGCCTCTGCTACCAGCACCACTGTGCGGCGGGGAGGCTGCGGGCTGCCGGAGCCGAGAGCCGGGAGAGACCTGAGGGAGCGCGGCGGAGCTGTCCGGGGTGCTGAAGCGGGGTTGCTCAGCCAGTTCCACACGTGTCCCGCCACTGTGGGCCTCAGCTGGATCCCGCTGTCAAACACCTTTTTGCTGTGGTGCCTCACAACTTTAAATATCCGCACGTAGTGGATAACAATCAGAGTAAGCGACAGTCCCCACACAGGCACCAACACATACGCTCCTAACAGATCTGCGCTTTGAGAATCCTCGTCGTGATGCCACCAGATGTGCTGGCGACAGAGCATGTGAAACAAAGCTTTTTTGGAAAGAGTCAGTGAGACAACGGCCAGGACGAGCCCGCATGTCCAAATGGACAGGACCCAAAGACGAATCCTGGCTTTTCTCCCCTCGGTTTGGAAAGGGAAGGCGATGGCTTGGAAGCGCTCCACGCTGATGCTCACCAGCGTGAGCAGCTGGACGCAGCTGCACAGGGCATAGGTGAACTGCTGCAGGGTGCACAGAGACACGGGAGCCTCACTCTCCCTTCCATAatggagaaaggagaagaggagcagcGGCGTGTCCACGGAGCACTTGAGGAGGTCACTAGCGGCCAGGTTGACCAGCAGCGCGTTATTGCACGTCTGGAGACTCTTGGTTCtgtacacaacacaacagaccAGCAAGTTGGCAGGTAAACCCGAGACCATGGTTAAAATCAGCACCACGCAGTTGAACACCACAAACGTCGTGTCCACGTGGGTCTCGTTGTGCACATTAGTTTCATTCCAACATGTGTGCAGATCCATAATTTCATCTGTGTTTCATGGTTCCTCTCATGGTGAAGCCTTCAGTGGACGGAGCGGGTTTCCTACTGAGCTTTCCTTTCACATATCATCAGACAAATCTGTGTCAATCTGAACCGATTATGCCATTCAAGATAATGGTCTTTGTACTATTTGCAGCTCTAACATTTCGTTTTCAAAAGAGGAGCCGAATGGCCTGTATAGTCCAAGCACAAACCACGGAACTTTTTCTGGATCTCTCGAGTATTTGCTGACGGCACAGGTTGGCTAAATTAAAAGCTGAAGTGCGCCCTTGGTTGAAACCAATTTATTCAAGGATGTCTTCCAATTGTGCTGTTCAGTACTGATTGGGTGACTGCTAGGAGCCGTGATTAGTCTGTAATCAGGCGCATGTCCAGTGTTTATGTCTGACCTTGCCATGTCCTGCGGGGATTACTAAAATTACAGCTGTGCCCCTTTCTTCACCTTCCCCTCCAGAGGATGAGGAAAGGGACTAGATTAGGACTGATGAAACCCCGCCTCCTCATTCTCAGCAGTGTTGAGAATGTATGTGAGCTGCAAATAAATGTGTTATGATAAGGTtaatcaatacaaaaataataataataataataataataatcagtaaaGGAAAGTCTTGTACATACTGAGGAGCTTTGTGAGGTATTTTAACAAAATGCTACTttattagaaaaacaaatggtAACTCATACAGAACATTTTCTGAAAACTCATTTGATAATCCATTAATTCACTCAAAGAATGCATAATTTTATAATTAATTTGATAACAGCtttttttagagagagagagagagaattgaagTGCCAGTACTAACAGTTCAGGACTACCTTCAGATGATTAAAGCcagaactgcaaaaaaaaattagttgaGTACTTTTGTCCAAATTCATGTTTACAACAGATATTCAGACAAATTCTTAGGCTCTGGTTCAGTTCTTAGGATTTAGTTCTTTGTATAAAGACAGCATCATTTGGCATCTCAAATGCCAACCCCACAGACCGGTCAGTGTTTCAGCAGTTCTTGAATGTAGACAGCATTCATACGATATGCTGCCATCCAATTGTGGGCTAGACTATAGTAACTATGGTAACCATGCTGCTGAGGGGGGAGCATGGAGGCATAGTAATTATCCCAAGCTCTGTAATAGGATCCCCAATAACTTTCAGTGCTCcgctcatcctcttcctcctcctcctcatcctcctcctgctcctcttcttcgTCAATCATTTCATCCCTTTTTGCCTTTGGCTCCCGAGACATATCCGAGACATTTTTACTCTGTTTCCAAACCTCCCCATTCATCTCACTCCATTCATCTCTACCAGTTGCTGCTGGAACCCTCCAGTTTGTCTGCC is part of the Myripristis murdjan chromosome 7, fMyrMur1.1, whole genome shotgun sequence genome and harbors:
- the LOC115361505 gene encoding D(4) dopamine receptor-like, whose protein sequence is MDLHTCWNETNVHNETHVDTTFVVFNCVVLILTMVSGLPANLLVCCVVYRTKSLQTCNNALLVNLAASDLLKCSVDTPLLLFSFLHYGRESEAPVSLCTLQQFTYALCSCVQLLTLVSISVERFQAIAFPFQTEGRKARIRLWVLSIWTCGLVLAVVSLTLSKKALFHMLCRQHIWWHHDEDSQSADLLGAYVLVPVWGLSLTLIVIHYVRIFKVVRHHSKKVFDSGIQLRPTVAGHVWNWLSNPASAPRTAPPRSLRSLPALGSGSPQPPRRTVVLVAEASPSYVTSSPTSTPGRPPEIVGAVCLLTPCARERGKKRLEGKLAQRFGYIIIAFTLFWLPMVVTLLMNIVSRHATDRFLMKLQTSAMVLTCVPAAVDPLIYTMVTRQFRSEFSKILSFIPGCPLKLKA